One genomic window of Gossypium hirsutum isolate 1008001.06 chromosome D11, Gossypium_hirsutum_v2.1, whole genome shotgun sequence includes the following:
- the LOC107891844 gene encoding uncharacterized protein At5g65660, producing MENHNLSPSHVDASRPSLGFPLGTALLLIIVFSLSGIFSCCYHWDKLRSLRGSFAHPHVDIEASPSKSNPHSPVLKKNQSQSFSVLMPGDEIPKFIALPCPCEPPRVDKVEVKVEKPPKPPRFPVPLY from the exons ATGGAGAATCATAATCTTTCCCCATCCCATGTGGATGCATCTCGACCCTCCCTCGGATTCCCCCTTGGCACCGCTCTCCTCTTGATCATCGTCTTCAGCTTGAGTGGCATCTTCTCTTGTTGCTACCACTGGGACAAGCTCAGATCACTCCGAGGATCTTTCGCTCATCCCCATGTTGATATCGAAGCCTCCCCCTCCAAATCCAACCCCCACTCCCCA GTTTTAAAGAAAAACCAAAGTCAGAGCTTCTCTGTGTTAATGCCAGGAGATGAGATCCCAAAGTTCATAGCATTGCCATGTCCATGTGAACCTCCAAGGGTAGATAAGGTTGAAGTGAAAGTGGAAAAGCCGCCCAAGCCGCCGCGTTTCCCAGTGCCATTATATTAG